The DNA segment AAATACATGTTAAGATTTTCAAAACATGATtagttaatttttgtttaaatgcgtgcttttgatttaatttttcagATTATAATTTGCATATCATTGACTTGGAGGGTCAATGATTGGATATTCATGTGGCTGAAATTAATTAACTGCTTCTTTAACTGAGCAATCATGTTGACCGAATCATCAATAAGTTCAATAATCACTTTTTGGTTAATTGTCGGCATCTTTTGGGTTAAATTTGTGAATGcataaattataatatgtttttatgaaattatttaataatttattattaaaaaaataatgtaaaTATTCACAAAGCAAAATATCCCTATACTTGAATTAATCCAGAAATAAAAACTGGGACGCTCATCGGATtggattaatattttaaaaacttatTATTATGGTTTCTTccagttattatatataaaattataaaatatttttatgacattatttaataatttattattaaaaataatgtaaATATTCACAAAGGAAAATATCCtacaattttttattattattttttttgggaaaataaaaaattatttgtgtgaTTTCTTCTAATTATAAACGTATATACAAAAGTAACCTGTCCGATGTAAAAATTGGTATGCTTATTAACTGATTGGATTAATCCCAGAACCAATCCGATTTAAATCCAGTTAATCCGGAACTAACTTGATTGGTTCTGGATTAAATTGAATCCAACACCAATATTGAATCAGATTGAGTTTCCTGaaaacatatttaaaatgattttaattcGGTTTTGTTGAAttcaataaattatataattaattttttttattacttttgTTTCATAAATAACTTCTTTTATGTACATAAGTGGTaggaaataaataagaaattgtTTCCAGTTATGTTCTTATCCGATCTATTTCAGAATTCGGTTTTGGTTTCAAATTTGATCATACTCTTAATCCGATATCCTGTAGAATTGGTATGGTTTCATTACTCCACAATTCGGAATCTTCCGATTGGAAACATCCGTTGGGGCAATATAAAAAGGCACGATACAAAATATGACAAAATCAAAAACTTTTTTACTAATATAATAACACAAAAACTTTTATGAAAATGTATCACAATTCACAAATCAAGTTTGTGAAATAAATATCCTATTTAGCCACACTCATAAGAATGTTTgtttttcatataaaaaatattacttttcactTCAAATATAGATAAGTGTGAGAAGGTCTCACTTATTTATTTTCGTGAGACCAAGAGGcctacatttatttattttggataaTAACCAAACATATAACATTATTATTTAACTGCACACGTCTATTTTACTTCTAGAATCAACCAAAATATTAACCCATGAAAGTTCTTGCGACAAAGAagtgttatatattttatttgttgcaaaaaaatttaatttcagtTAATTTACGTAATTAATTATaggataaattttttaaatttgtttaatatatatctatactattatataatCCAAGAGTCCAGAGGGACCTAGAATAACTAGGTTTGGGTCATGATATAATTTGTGATAAATCAAAAGTACTACTTTTATAAAATACAAAAACGGGTCATCTTAAAAATAGCATAAGAACCTATTTTAGTCATTTTATTTTGTATCTATAACTATCATATCTAATAAATTATTCATTTATCTTaatctatattttttgaatttttgaatgatTACATCccatttaacataaaaaaaaatattgtaaaaaattatttctaaaaTTTTCTATTTTGATACACCTCTAGAAGTTTAAAAACTATAATATTTTGGCATCTTTACTCTTTAATATTAAACATAGTTTATATGAAATTACTTACTCAGTGTTATCTTGGTAGactcatttttaaatttttttttttaaaaaaaaacccacaaaattatcaaattgcAAAAAAATTGTATTAAAACGAAATACTGCtaactttttgtttttttttttttaaaaaaaaaatccaaatttgaaTCAAATAAATTTCTGCTATTGATTGGTGTCACTTGTTCAGATATAGTGAGGGAAATCCTGAAGGCCTGTCCCGATTTGGCCTGGAAAAAGAACTCTCAGGGGTGCACGCCGCTGCATCTGTCGTGCATCAAGGGCCACTTACAGATCACAAGAGAATTCCTGCACCTGGATTCCGATCTCTGCTCGCTACAAGACATACAGGGCCGGACGCCGCTTCATTGGGCGGTCATCCGAGGGAGGATGAACGTCATCGACGACATTCTTTCCTTCAATCTCGAATTCGCCCAGATGACTACACACACCGGGGAATCCATTCTGCATCTCGGAGTCAAGAACAACCAGTACGAGGTTGTCAAGTACTTGACTGAAACACTCAGCATGAGCAGACTTCTGAACCTGCAAGATTCTGATGGGAATACCGTTCTGCATTTGGCTACTGCCGGCAAACTCACTGCTGTAAGAAAGAAACACCCCTTTTTCTCCTTTCGTATTCGAATAAAGATTTTCGCTCCATGGTCATTACAAAATGGGAGAAGTCCTCTGTTTTCCCTTTGATTTTGCTATCTGAAGCCTTGATAATAAAAATTTCCGTTGGTTAAAATTCATTGTCAGATGGTCACACACCTGCTCAAAATCGGTGTCGATGTAAACGCGGTAAATGGAAAGGGATACACGGCTCTAGATGTCATTGAAGCTGATGCGAGCCATTCCGGTTTGCTAGCTATTGTACCAGCACTGACAGAAGCTGGAGCTAAGAGGTGTGACCAGTTGTCTCCAGGTCTGATTGACATCCAACAAGTTGCGGAATCCACGATAAAAAATGTTGATGAAAGAACTAGTCCGCATAAATCAATGTCTTGGCCTAACAAAACTCCAGAATATCGATCCCCACGCCACCATCACCCCAGGACGAGCCGCCAACGGAGAAAACAGTTGGACCTACAGAACGAGGGAGTACGAAATGCCCGAAAAACTATCACCATTGTAGCGGTTTTGATCGCGACTGTGACGTTCTCAGCAGGGATCAACCCCCCTGGTGGATTCAACCAACAAACAGGGATTGCAGTAAGAGGAAACCGAGCTGGTTTTAAGGTCTTTCTCGCATGTAATATTGTGGCCCTGTTCCTATCTATTGGAGTCGTCAACGTTCTCGTGAGCATCATCCCCTTCACCCGAAAAAACATGATGCAACTACTCACATTGACACACAAGATCATGTGGCTGAGTTCCATTTTTATGATAGCAGCGTATATAGCGGCCGTCTGGACGACCACGCCCGAAGGAAAGGGGCCGCAATGGGTATTGGTGGAACTTATTTTATTTGGAGGAGGATCAACCGTTGCGCTGTTTGTTGGGCTTTGTTGCCTGCTGGCACGACATTGGCATAACAAGTACAAATGGAGGAAATTTAAGCAGAAAAAAGTGAAAGACGAAAGCCCGAAGAGTAGTATAAGTCAGGTTGAAGAACTGAGAACGATGAAAAATGGAAGGTATAGCAGTAGTAATTCAGATGTCGACAGCTCTGATCAAGGTTACCATTTATACTAGAGAATAACATTCGAAACAGAATAATTTTAACTCGGAGAATCGGCGTAGAATTACTAGTATAAAAGGTTCTATGAGTCAGGTTGTTCACATGAAGCACCTGAATCTGAGTTGTTTTGAACTTATATCCATAACTCAAACATTCAGATTTCCTCGAGTTTTCAGATAAAAGTTGAAGAGTGATATCACATCCAATTTCCATCAAGTATTTGCATCATCTAGTATCCGGGAGGCGAAATACTATGATTTACAATAGATAGAATTTAACATACAGATATATTCTGTCAGATGATTTCGGTCATCATGGTGCGTATAAAGGAACAAAAGCTCCATGAAACCCATAAGGAACTCTTTTTGGAAGAGAAATCTTCGCAACCGGTTCTTCTGAAAATTTCGTTGCATCAACTATATACAccttaaaaaaatcaattgaaTATAATGTCACATGGCTGACTATTATAACTTAAAAGTTTATAAATTTATGGATAACATTCTTACTTGTGACTCATCGGTACTCTCATCGTGCACGTATGTGATTATCCAGCCATCATCCTCTGCAAGACCTCCGGATTTGGGCACAAAAGCAGCTCCTGAGCAAAAGGTGTTCTCTGGAAACTTATGATATTCAACTTCTATCAATCCGTCCTGCTGTTTCGAAGGTTCAACTTTCCTACCCTCAAAATAAAGCTTGGCTAGCCCGCCAAATTTTGCCATGCCTGAGAACAAATATGACAAACTAATGCATCTTACATTACTTGAAAAGGAGAAATTTATAAAGATAACTGTGTTATGATTACCGGACATGGAACTGGCGTTCAAGTCGACCACCTGTGCGTATCCAAACTTACATTCAATACCAATGAATTCTTCATTTATCATTGGAAACTCCATAGAATATTCCATTCCAGTGAGATTCCTTTCTGTCACTTCACCTGTTTTCATATTGAGCCTCCATTCATAAACTCGAGAGAAGAAAGATTCATCTTCTGATTGTTCTATCTTCTTAAACCTTTTGGAAAACCACTCAAATTTGTTCATGCCAAAATCCGGCCCAGGAACGATCGAAGTGGAAGCTCTAAAGGCCAAAGCAACCACCTATATTCcaaataaatgaaaaatataGACCATCTTATTTTATCCAGAAAGGCAAGAAAACGTAACAAAAGAAAAGTTGTCTTTGAAATTAGCAGTGGCTGCTTACTTCGTCGCCATGCTCATAACAATTAATAATGTGAAACATGCAGCTTGGTTCAACTCTGAACCACTTCACAGACTCTGAATCTCCATAACGCGGCATTACTCCAATCTGTGCATATCCTTCTTTGTTGTATTTTATCAATCTAAATATACCCTCCAAAAAAGATGTAGGCCCCCGGACATGCCGTATTTGAACTATGAGGtatatgaaaaaaaaagtttttggaGATCAAAGTGAAGAAAACACTTACGGTCCCCCAGTTATTAGGCGGTTTATGTCTATGGTCAGAGGAAAATCCATGATCACATTATACCTGAAGAAATTAACTAAAGAAATCAATTCAATTCGTTGCAATCGTGAAGATTTTCGGGCAACAAATACTACCTTTTCGTTACACCTATTTCGTGGCAAAGACAACACCTTTTTAGCTGAAGATCCACCTTGTGAATTAGTCTATTTCCATCAGCTAAAATAGTGAATAATGTTCTGTAAATTTCAATAACTAGACAAGAACAATACTTGGATTCAGACCTCTAATATTTATACCTGACACTACTCCAAGTTCAAAGTAAGGCTTTGTTGGATGGATTCCCATTACAACAAGCTCTCCTGTATCTGGAGCTTTCTGTGTCAACAAAAGTTGATTCAGACGACCCCTAAAAAGAAGTCGTAAAACATTTCTTAATGTCCGGTGATTGGTTAAGAAGCTACCTTAGGGTGACTAGTGAATGGCCTTTTCCAACATCCATTGATGTCCCAATTTCCTTTGGTTTCCAATGTAAAAGGATCGATCTCTTGAGGTATATGAGTCTCAGCAACCGAGTACACCTTCCCCGAATGCTCAAATACATCCGTGTTgctcatatatttataaacaAACCCAAACCTCAACTAGAGGTGATGATCAAACAATAACAGCAAGTTCACTAAACTgggaaaaaataaaagaaatcctGCTATAATATTTACATGATTTGCTCACCCAATTCAACAGATGAGCTGATAATACTGCTGCAGAATCCCCTTCTACAGCAGGAAGAAATGCTggttttttccttttcttttccagCTTGAATGTGTCTGTATCAACATGCTTGTTATTGAAAGATATGTTCCATTTGCCACTGATGCTGTCTCTAAAGAGGTGCAAGGCATGGAGCATTCCCTCTCCTTCTACCCACGTGTTGCTCGATTTTCCGAATATAGAAGTAGTCGATTTTAAACCTCCGAATAAAGGGTTTGGTCCTGAAATAAACATCATTATTTTTAAAAGGACAAGGATAAAAGCCAGACGAGATACATCTACCATGTTTTCAAGAACTTGAGAGGCTGATGTAAACCAGTATCCTGTTACGTGTGCTTGGGCAGCTGATCTTGTAACAAGTTTATTCTATAGAAAACATGAATGCTTTCCTATAATTTTGTCTGATGTTGAAAGGGTCATTGATTTCCCCCAAGATCATCCAAATTTGTGCTGATTGTTACATAACTAGTTCTTGGCATCATCAAAGAAAACAGGTGATGCCTCCAAATAACATACGAAAAACAGCTGCAAGAATCCAATCTAACGTTTTCGTGTCAAACAAAACTTGGTCAAGATTACCGTTTCTGATGTAAACACCCTCCGTAAAATCATCCGGTATCGTCCCTGTAACTGCATCAGTCACCAGTACTGCCGCTCCTATCTCTTCAACAGGAGCAAAATTACTCTGTAAAGAGAGGAAAATATTACAAGTCTTTTCCCCATCAACCCCAAAAGGAATATTTTTTATGCTTGATTTCTGGAATTTGCATGTTATTTATAAAAAGTACCTGAGAAGGCAATAATGGCTGATCAACAATCTCAAACGCTAAATCAACAAAGGCATCCAACAACCTCAATGAAGCATCCTTCACAGTTCTCTCAACATTATGGAAAACGGGATTTTGATGGAACACTTTCAAGAATATTGTCTATtcaaaatcacaaatttaagTATCATGTCATGTAAAAGTTTATTCTCAAATATCAAAACATGTAACATAAGATTTTAAATGTCGTGATTCTATTTCAAGAAAATTATAAGGAACGTCAACGggcattttatatatatatatatataaaccttTAAACGGAGAGAAGATGAGAGTGAAGGTCTGGAGTGGGCATCATCTTTTGGAGAAAGAGAAGGCCTTTGCAGAGAGCAACTCAGTTGAAATGCGTAGCTTGAAGCAaccatcttatttttttttccaattttgaTGCAAGAAGAAGGCCGTTTTTCAATGGATTATATATTAAGCTGATGATACTATACAATAACATAATAATTTGATAAACACGTGAACCTCACAATGGAATAGACTGACAttgtttatatgatttttttaaaaaaagtcaaTTGATGTtctgaatttaaataaaacattGCGAGGTTCACGAGAAATAAAATAAGAGACCTATtgtagaaataatattttacatcATTTCTCAAAATAACTTATTCAAGTATAATTGTATTTCTCAAAATAACTTATTCAGGTATTagtatctatctatctatctatatatatatatatctatatatatatatcttctaTCTATCTTTCTtcttttatacatatatatacactagTAGAATGCACGTGCTCCGCACATAAGATCAATTATTTTTACAACCAGTTAGTTATATGATTGAACTAAAAATGAtactaataataaaatatatagtaacttatattttatatatattgtaaaatATGTTacgtatttttaatatttatttacttcattatttaattaattcaagaaaaatttgaCTCGGGAGTTTATATATAACTAGGAAAGAggcacgtgcgttgcacgtgaaAACGTACAGTAATGATGTAcaacatatattaaattattgcTGTTTTGTGAAAATATTAGAGCAAAAGAATCGAAGACATGCTATAGTAAATCAGTGGAGTAGAACAATCTAATTGTGTGAGTGTGTGAGCGTAATGAAACGAAGAAACTTATAACTAAAATATTCCATGAGAAATTAATTAGTCAATTAAACGTCTAATTTAGTCCAAAAAGCGAAATAGTAATCGTAAAAAAAACGAAACAAAGTCCTTTAAAAGCAGTGAATCGAGTGTTGATAGGATAATCTGTTAACGTTTctatttttttccatttttaaAGCAGTGTTTTTTTGTTACGTGTAGCACATGTGTTGATGCGTTTTGTATATTTTCCAAGAAGCTCGTCATCTTGTATGTCCATTGCATTGTGATGTGCTTCACTTTCCTTGGGAATGTTTGTCTTTAAAGATGTGGATGCAGAAATGTTTGATTCTTCATTGTCGGCATAATTTATCTTTCCTTTGATCAATGATCTCTTTTTTTTTATGCGGTTTTTGGATGCTCTAAAAAATCATTGAAACCTTGTCTTCATAGTTTTTAACATTGTGATCTAATTAACTTGACCAAGAACTTTTGGCTTTCTTTGTGATAGCTAATTATGTCACTGTTTTTTTGCATTGTACGTGAGATTTATTATATTAGATCATAtaactttcaaaaaaaaattatattagatCATATAGCTGCATATGATAATGAGGAAAAAATGTTTTAATTTCCTAATGATAACTAATCTGTTGATCTTACATGATCACAATTTTGTATGTATTTTTCAATAGGAATACCAATGAATAATGTGACAGTTTTACCAAACACAGTCAATACTCTTGCAACCTCAGTTCCATCTTCAATCAAGACATTGAGTTTATGTCTGAGAGTGTATTCATTAGGTGTATAATCATTTATGGTTATAACGATTTGTGAAAAATAAATTGAAAGTAGAAGTAATAAGAAATCTCGGAACGATCTCTATGACTATATCTGTACAGTTTAGACAAGACATTCCATTAGTTGTTTTTTGTGACAGCCGTGTAGCAattgttgcatgcatcataaaaCAGAGATGATTTGTTTTCGAGCTCTTTTATTGTTCCCCAAACACAGTAGTAGTTCTTCGAAAAAATGTGCAGGAAATAAAGAGCAGATTTAGTTATAAGCATCAgctatgaattttttttctccAAACAGAAGCTGTAATAACTGTATGTTAAATGCTAATAATATCCTCTTGACGTCTAATTTTTTAATTGTAGGTAAATAAGTTTATTACCGTATTCCATGACTTTTGTAATTGTGAGATGCGTCTTTAGACATTTTGAAAAAGTATCTCCATTACGATAATGCCGATCAAAATAAGTGCTAAACTAAGTTATCGGGTTTACACCTAACTTTAATTTTTATCCAAACAATCAAtacattattaattaaatacctAAACTTTTTAGCATATACCAAGGATGAGGTTTTGGTTTTACTGACCTAAAATGCAAACTTAATTAAGGGGGAAAAACTAAGTTTTGGCATGTGTTGAGGTGCAACCGTGGACGAGCTGAGATTAAGTTAAATTCGAGCATGTGCAAATACATTCACATACAGAGAATACCTCAATAAGTGTGTTTCTTTTTCTGGTCAGTTGTTCAAGCGTCACTTCATTCGCCCTCCACAAACTTTTTTTCTTGTCCAAATTTCGTGCACACCATCTACAGTGTCAGTCGATTGCAGCTTGTATTTATATTCGTTATGTTGTAGTAGAAATGATATCGAAAATAAACAATCGATTAAGATTATATGGTTGGGTGTGAAATTCCTCAAAGGTCCATCAAAGAACAGTTTATTTTAGAATCGTTTATTAGCTTGGTGTAAATATTTTGAGCTTGATACATTCTAATGATGAGATTTGATGTTCATGATGAAGTCACAGCAAAAGTGTTATTACCATTTGGCTAGTTCAGTTGTTGCGGAGCATCGTGGATCCATTTAAACGAACGTCGTCGGCTTAGATTTCAATTGGGAAACATCTAAGAATGAAAGGGAAAAGCAGAGTTGTGATCTGTAAACtccatattttttttctattataaAAGCATGAATAAGATTTGAATTGTGTATTTATGTTTGTGCCCTTGTTACTTCAAAATTTCTGAAATTGCCATTGATCCTTGGTCTTTCATTTTTTGGTTTTCCCCATTTtagttttaaataattattatacttattttttaatttaaacttttttatatgttaataataataatattcatTAATTGATTCTTTATTATTATAGAGGTTGATTTGTTGATATAAGCTACATTCGGTGATTCGGATATGGACTAGAGAAGTTGGACAGTCATTATTGAATGACACGGTGCATGAATCATAACTTATtatcattaaattaaataacctTATTTATATTAAACTCACTCCAATTGTCTAATCTCAGGAGAGGAATGAATGACTAGCAATGAAAATGGCTGAAACGTTTGGGGACAATAGTACCGTGCAGGTGAAGAAGAAATTCGATTAAttggaataaaaaaaaatgtttcacCTTTTATACATTTATGCAgtagttgttattattattattattattattattattattattaatcgCAATCTCATGTTAGAGTTTGGGAATTGGTTTACTTGGAAAAGAAGTAAGAAACTCTGGTACATTATGCGaaggaaataaagtattttacCAGTTTGCTCGATAAAAATATGCAGAGATATATGACAttaatttcatatcaaaattaaattaattttttttatacaatGTCGTCACTTAATGGTGGAATGATTTATGGATGAATGTTTTGGTTGAAGGATCAGCTCATTTCTCCGTGGTTTATATTTTGGAACGACCTCCATACCACCACCATTTGATCAACTATGGTGAGCAATGTTGcttctttttttttgaaagattatttattaaattcatgttattatttttttaagattcatttttcattttttccacATTCCAATGTATTTGAAATTCCCATGTGCTATAAGATGGGGTCATGAATTCGAGTTGATTGGTACGACACtcatttgtaaaaaaaaacaaaaacaaaataactaATGCGGTTGGATCGAGTTTTGATAAATTAGATTCGAGtgctattat comes from the Henckelia pumila isolate YLH828 chromosome 1, ASM3356847v2, whole genome shotgun sequence genome and includes:
- the LOC140878218 gene encoding uncharacterized protein; protein product: MDRWLQESVTRGDVFVLRKRLEQDEKIVRQTVPGSLNTILHLSARFGHLEYAKEVLKRWPDVVSMENADLETPLHEACRQGSLEIAKLILETDPWIVYKVNSRMESAFFAACEKGKIDVVKHLLMNSPQLLMLEVDMDTNSLHVAASSGFTDIVREILKACPDLAWKKNSQGCTPLHLSCIKGHLQITREFLHLDSDLCSLQDIQGRTPLHWAVIRGRMNVIDDILSFNLEFAQMTTHTGESILHLGVKNNQYEVVKYLTETLSMSRLLNLQDSDGNTVLHLATAGKLTAMVTHLLKIGVDVNAVNGKGYTALDVIEADASHSGLLAIVPALTEAGAKRCDQLSPGLIDIQQVAESTIKNVDERTSPHKSMSWPNKTPEYRSPRHHHPRTSRQRRKQLDLQNEGVRNARKTITIVAVLIATVTFSAGINPPGGFNQQTGIAVRGNRAGFKVFLACNIVALFLSIGVVNVLVSIIPFTRKNMMQLLTLTHKIMWLSSIFMIAAYIAAVWTTTPEGKGPQWVLVELILFGGGSTVALFVGLCCLLARHWHNKYKWRKFKQKKVKDESPKSSISQVEELRTMKNGRYSSSNSDVDSSDQGYHLY
- the LOC140874944 gene encoding carotenoid 9,10(9',10')-cleavage dioxygenase-like produces the protein MVASSYAFQLSCSLQRPSLSPKDDAHSRPSLSSSLRLKTIFLKVFHQNPVFHNVERTVKDASLRLLDAFVDLAFEIVDQPLLPSQSNFAPVEEIGAAVLVTDAVTGTIPDDFTEGVYIRNGPNPLFGGLKSTTSIFGKSSNTWVEGEGMLHALHLFRDSISGKWNISFNNKHVDTDTFKLEKKRKKPAFLPAVEGDSAAVLSAHLLNWLRFGFVYKYMSNTDVFEHSGKVYSVAETHIPQEIDPFTLETKGNWDINGCWKRPFTSHPKKAPDTGELVVMGIHPTKPYFELGVVSADGNRLIHKVDLQLKRCCLCHEIGVTKRYNVIMDFPLTIDINRLITGGPLIKYNKEGYAQIGVMPRYGDSESVKWFRVEPSCMFHIINCYEHGDEVVALAFRASTSIVPGPDFGMNKFEWFSKRFKKIEQSEDESFFSRVYEWRLNMKTGEVTERNLTGMEYSMEFPMINEEFIGIECKFGYAQVVDLNASSMSGMAKFGGLAKLYFEGRKVEPSKQQDGLIEVEYHKFPENTFCSGAAFVPKSGGLAEDDGWIITYVHDESTDESQVYIVDATKFSEEPVAKISLPKRVPYGFHGAFVPLYAP